The following proteins are encoded in a genomic region of Neospora caninum Liverpool complete genome, chromosome XI:
- a CDS encoding putative non-muscle myosin heavy chain, with protein MEAESASLTSAARRDVHASTALGESTNKSGYPSRVVSFSAGSTTKNGGASSEDGERSGCVGSPREASSGPLAEVLEKAKTGARRILQRLCTCQEEVDKASICAARLLSDEPADAQSVFEDGEKETSVGQPGKWEQQALLHEALQRQIDGLRGYAEALEQLSSSLTATVARATGVFASVRKGAQAEDSQILALGAIVAATCAASSIDESDLSDNAGQLAGCSFVQLLETLTDCEDETARALGAASSKTRTDAAAVALEDRFQSLKERLEDIEAHAERRADFVIRWTGLFVDGAAEVEKSLGEAAPLVARGIAWEKHIDAQLETGQKEKRALELRLNKAGRDADQVASRLNEKRQQFLLAIEDWTTERLDQLTKEERTQRLTLRIDALERQVRGLAAFSPLFIVERTPKYVTLQYKPLGSKTDYEISIEGLELSLDAQEPHAYKISSFFSVRVTPQLVWLEERLQAAIRDYFSTACTLAHSESLRSAAHAEAGQGGFFSGLEFGGEARGDSGDARLRTVYEFSPYNVAQQELLNCAKSGFSRKRTREEGERGRGAETGTGHGWSDRAGGRRRLRGGEERKTHQVKIFAEHIAAIVLKTLTTAFAARRAGESPRKYPPYNFVKNACRRRSLEDRTELVTSA; from the exons ATGGAGGCAGAGTCGGCATCTCTTACCTCCGCGGCACGGAGagacgtgcatgcgtccACGGCTCTCGGCGAGTCTACCAACAAATCTGGATATCCTTCTCGGGTGGTCTCGTTCTCAGCAGGTTCTACGACGAAAAACGGGGGAGCAagcagcgaggacggagaaaggagTGGTTGTGTGGGAAGCCCGAGAGAAGCGTCGTCGGGTCCACTTGCGGAGGTTctcgagaaggcaaaaaccGGGGCTCGCCGCATACTTCAGCGCCTGTGCACTTGTCAAGAAGAAGTAGACAAAGCCAGCATATGCGCCGCCAGGCTGCTGTCTGACGAGCCTGCTGACGCACAGTCTGTGTtcgaagacggggaaaaggaaacttCGGTGGGCCAACCAGGGAAGTGGGAACAACAGGCCCTCCTTCACGAAGCCTTGCAAAGGCAAATCGATGGCCTAAG GGGCTACGCGGAAGCTCTGGAGCAGTTGTCGTCGAGCCTGACAGCCACAGTGGCCAGAGCTACGGGGGTGTTTGCTTCCGTTCGCAAGGGCGCGCAGGCGGAAGACTCGCAGATTCTGGCGCTTGGCGCGATAGTCGCCGCCACGTGCGCTGCGTCTTCAATCGACGAAAGCGACTTGTCAGATAAC GCAGGACAACTCGCGGGCTGTAGTTTCGTCCAGTTGCTCGAGACTCTGACTGACTGCGAAG ATGAGACCGCGCGCGCTCTCGGCGCAGCTTCCTCGAAGACCCGGACTGACGCAGCTGCCGTCGCTCTTGAAGATCGTTTTCAGTCGTTGAAGGAGCGTCTCGAAGACATTGAAGCacacgcggagaggcgcgccgacTTCGTCATTCGCTG GACGGGGCTCTTTGTCGACGGTGCCGCTgaggtggagaagagccTCGGCGAAGCAGCGCCCCTCGTGGCGCGTGGAATCGCCTGGGAGAAACACATCGATGCCCAGCTAGAAACggggcagaaagagaaacgcgcgctCGAACTCCGCCTCAACAAGGCGGGCCGAGATGCAGACCAG GTGGCAAGTCGCTTGAATGAGAAGCGTCAGCAGTTCCTGCTGGCGATCGAAGACTGGACGACGGAACGTCTGGACCAGCTAACCAAGGAGGAACGCACGCAGCGACTGACGTTGAG GATCGACGCTCTCGAGCGGCAGGTGCGCGgtctcgctgctttctctcctctcttcatcGTGGAGCGAACGCCGAAATACGTCACGCTTCAGTACAAG CCTCTCGGGAGCAAGACGGACTACGAGATCTCGATCGAGGGCCTGGAGCTTTCTCTGGACGCTCAGGAGCCGCACGCGTACAAgatctcttctttcttcagcgTCCGAGTGACGCCGCAGCTCGTCTGGTTGGAGGAGCGGCTGCAGGCGGCGATCCGCGACTACTTCTCGACGGCCTGTACACTGGCGCACAGTGAATCCCTGCGGAGCGCAGCGCATGCGGAAGCCGGTCAGGGCGGGTTCTTCTCCGGCCTGGAGTTTGGAGGGGAGGCtcggggagacagcggtgACGCTCGCCTGCGAACCGTCTACGAGTTTTCGCCCTACAACGTGGCGCAGCAGGAGCTCTTGAACTGTGCCAAGTCCGGCTTTTCTCGGAAAAGgaccagagaggaaggggagagaggacggggcgCCGAGACAGGGACGGGCCACGGGTGGAGCGACAGAGCcggagggcggcgaagactgcgcggcggcgaagagcggaagacacACCAAGTGAAGATCTTTGCCGAACACATTGCAGCGATCGTCTTGAAG ACCTTGACGACAGCCTTCGCTGCGCGtcgagcaggagaaagccCGCGGAAATATCCTCCCTACAACTTTGTAAAAAACGCgtgcagaagacgcagcctGGAGGACCGTACGGAGCTCGTGACAAGCGCATAG